Proteins co-encoded in one uncultured Draconibacterium sp. genomic window:
- a CDS encoding tetratricopeptide repeat protein, which produces MRQIYFILFLLTVSGIAFGQNERKFVRNGNKLFMEAVRDTTKIDSVKFSNAETEYRKALEKRPEDLKWNYNLADALYKQQKFEDAEGKFSELAEKMENPNERARVNHNLGNAQLMQEKLDESIESYKKALRENPNDPETKYNLAYAQMLKKKKEQQQQQNKDQNKDQNKDNKDKNKDKNDQNKDNQDKNKDQNKDKNGQNKDNQDKNKDQNKDQQDQNKDNKDKNKDQQQQQPQQNKISKQDAEQLLQALQNDERDIQDKVKKAKAAKAKRTRSEKEW; this is translated from the coding sequence ATGAGACAAATATATTTCATATTATTTCTATTAACGGTTTCCGGGATTGCTTTCGGGCAAAATGAGCGAAAATTTGTACGCAACGGAAACAAGCTTTTTATGGAAGCCGTGCGCGACACTACCAAAATCGATAGCGTAAAATTCAGCAATGCCGAAACAGAATACCGCAAGGCACTGGAAAAACGCCCCGAAGATTTGAAATGGAACTATAACCTGGCCGATGCCTTGTATAAACAGCAAAAGTTTGAAGATGCCGAAGGTAAATTTTCTGAACTGGCGGAGAAAATGGAAAATCCGAATGAGCGTGCCCGTGTTAACCACAACCTGGGAAATGCACAGCTGATGCAGGAAAAGCTGGATGAAAGTATTGAGTCGTATAAAAAAGCACTGCGCGAAAATCCCAATGATCCGGAAACAAAATACAACCTGGCCTATGCGCAAATGCTAAAAAAGAAAAAAGAACAGCAACAGCAGCAAAATAAAGATCAAAACAAGGATCAGAATAAAGACAATAAGGACAAGAACAAAGACAAAAACGATCAGAATAAGGACAATCAGGATAAAAACAAAGACCAGAACAAGGACAAAAACGGTCAGAATAAGGACAACCAGGATAAAAACAAAGACCAGAACAAGGATCAACAAGATCAGAATAAAGACAATAAGGACAAGAACAAAGACCAGCAGCAACAACAACCTCAGCAAAACAAGATTTCGAAACAGGATGCTGAGCAACTGTTACAGGCCTTGCAAAACGATGAACGCGACATTCAGGATAAA